A window of Nicotiana tabacum cultivar K326 chromosome 24, ASM71507v2, whole genome shotgun sequence contains these coding sequences:
- the LOC142178162 gene encoding uncharacterized protein LOC142178162 — MLECRDNIEHKIIWQPRMGSSLFWFVNWTGLGALYFITPQDFYCDEVIHNVYDVVEEGEWDEDMLMDILTHDLTLHIIENIKPPVMHDELDRPYWMLEARGKFTVKYAWEYTRRRRDPRIAFKNIWVKGLHFKTAFFTWKVWKARLPLDDHFRRWGYFMPSRCWCYRNPDEETLAHVFYRSYATHTIWYYFLSNAGISMEGISLQHAVTKCWIVQVVPRLKPIFYVPPSIIL, encoded by the coding sequence ATGTTAGAATGTAGAGATAACATTGAGCATAAGATAATATGGCAACCAAGAATGGGCTCCTCACTTTTCTGGTTTGTCAATTGGACAGGATTAGGAGCATTATATTTCATTACTCCACAGGATTTTTATTGTGATGAAGTTATTCATAATGTGTACGATGTGGTGGAGGAAGGAGAATGGGATGAGGACATGCTTATGGACATCTTAACTCATGATCTTACACTTCATATCATTGAGAATATTAAGCCTCCAGTAATGCATGACGAATTAGATAGACCTTATTGGATGTTGGAGGCTAGAGGTAAATTCACAGTCAAATATGCTTGGGAATACACTAGGAGGAGAAGAGATCCCAGGATTGCATTTAAAAATATATGGGTGAAAGGGCTGCATTTTAAGACTGCTTTTTTCACGTGGAAGGTTTGGAAAGCAAGGCTACCACTTGATGATCACTTTAGGAGATGGGGCTATTTTATGCCATCGAGGTGTTGGTGCTATCGAAATCCAGACGAGGAGACATTAGCTCATGTTTTCTATAGATCATATGCAACTCACACTATTTGGTATTACTTTCTCTCAAATGCAGGAATATCAATGGAAGGGATCTCCTTGCAACATGCAGTAACTAAATGTTGGATTGTCCAGGTTGTGCCAAGACTTAAACCTATATTTTATGTACCACCCTCCATCATTTTGTGA